A stretch of the Oxyura jamaicensis isolate SHBP4307 breed ruddy duck chromosome 4, BPBGC_Ojam_1.0, whole genome shotgun sequence genome encodes the following:
- the YTHDC1 gene encoding YTH domain-containing protein 1 isoform X5: protein MAADSREEKGELNLFMEGSNTPRSQHKMSCRRAQLGVSVVKWTHVDLPPSAVMNYGELNVLDDILTDAPDQDDELYNPDSEQDKSEKKGSKRKSDRMENAESKRQKPSLHSSRQMMPKPPSSSVSNNKRIVSTKGKPISEYKNEEYQRSDRNKRPDGDRKTRMSSSSRDPYKGQPEKTCMRKRDLDRRAKSSTPDGSERIRHDMDRRPSRSSHSSKEEVNSEEYCSDHETGSSGSSEQGNTENEGMEEEEDDEGEEDEEVEEDGEEDEEEYEQDERDQKEGNDYDTRSEASDSDSESASFTDGSVRSASGSDASDEKKKERKRARGISPIVFDRSGSSASESYAGSEKKHEKLSSSVRAVQKDQTSKLKYILQDARFFLIKSNNHENVSLAKAKGVWSTLPVNEKKLNAAFRSARSVILIFSVRESGKFQGFARLSSESHHGGSPIHWVLPAGMNAKMLGGVFKIDWICR, encoded by the exons GTGAGTTAAATTTGTTCATGGAGGGATCCAACACACCCCGGAGTCAACATAAGATGAGTTGCAGGAGAGCCCAGTTGGGAGTGTCTGTAGTGAAATGGACCCATGTGGACCTTCCCCCTTCAGCAGTGATGAACT atggtGAACTGAATGTCCTGGATGACATTTTGACTGATGCTCCTGACCAAGATGATGAGTTGTATAACCCCGATAGTGAGCAagataaaagtgagaaaaagg gatcaaaaagaaaaagtgacagGATGGAAAACGCTGAAAGCAAGAGACAAAAACCTTCTCTGCATTCATCAAGGCAGATGATGCCAAAGCCTCCTAGTTCATCAGTTAGCAATAACAAGAGAATAGTGAGTACAAAAGGAAAGCCGATATCAGAATACAAGAATGAGGAGTATCAGAGGTCTGATAGAAACAAGCGCCCAGATGGTGATCGAAAGACGCGCATGTCAAGCAGTTCCAGGGATCCTTATAAAGGACAGCCAGAGAAGACTTGCATGAGGAAGAGGGATCTTGACAGAAGGGCAAAGTCTTCCACACCAGATGGCTCAGAG AGAATCAGACATGATATGGATAGAAGACCAAGCAGATCCAGCCATTCTTCAAAAGAAGAGGTGAACTCTGAGGAGTATTGTTCAGATCATGAGACTGGCAGTAGTGGCTCCTCTGAACAAGGCAATACAGAAAATGAGGGaatggaagaagaggaagatgatgaaggggaggaggatgaagaggtggaagaagatggggaagaggatgaagaagagTATGAACAGGATGAGAGAGatcagaaggaaggaaatgactATGACACACGGAGTGAAGCCAGTGATTCTGATTCTGAATCTGCCTCGTTCACAGATGGATCAGTCAGATCTGCATCTGGTTCAGATGCGTCAG atgagaaaaagaaggaaaggaagagagcaaGAGGTATCTCTCCAATTGTTTTTGATAGAAGTGGAAGTTCTGCATCAGAATCCTATGcag GTTCAGAAAAGAAGCATGAGAAATTATCATCTTCCGTTCGTGCTGTCCAAAAAG accaAACAAGTAAACTTAAATACATTCTCCAGGATGCAAGATTCTTTCTCATCAAGAGTAATAACCATGAAAATGTATCACTTGCTAAAGCAAAG ggaGTATGGTCAACGCTTCCAGTGAATGAAAAGAAGCTTAATGCTGCATTTAGATCAGCAAGGAGtgttattttgatattttctgtaAGAGAGAGTGGCAAATTCCAAG GGTTTGCAAGACTTTCTTCAGAATCCCATCATGGAGGATCACCTATACActgggtgctgcctgcaggaatGAATGCAAAAATGTTGGGAGGTGTCTTTAAAATTGACTGGATTTGCAGGTAA